In one window of Protaetiibacter larvae DNA:
- a CDS encoding putative Ig domain-containing protein, whose amino-acid sequence MPAHTPFRRVALVLATTAALSAGVLVPATAASAASSVATWNDLATAVNTATTGTVEVTLGADITAPYNGSLLIASGVGVVFDLNGHTLSILNPGMARAAFGVRSGASLTINDSSTPSTGALVAVGISGLAPGIGGYNESGGSITITGGTITATGGGLAAGIGGIGVGSQHITITGGNVTAIGGEGGAGIGGGWHGSGSNLRITGGTVTATGGEGGAGIGGGGEGGGGVTFITGGTVTATGGAEGAGIGGGSHGNAWFTAIEGGTVIATGGSGGAGIGGGLLGDGRDTSISGGTVTANGGSFASGIGGGNDGDGGTTEIIGGTVTATGGAGGGAGIGGGEGGGAGVTILSGGDITATGRSGGAGIGTGFTSGLPGLSDGTLDIRAQSPAPGSTFTGGSSTSAIVGGRGSVATFSVVPTDPFAKLTAVDAASGSVHVEFGWGVTFALNGGDGTAPAVQVIDFGGGTATRPADPTRTGGEFVAWTTGGTPYDFTTPVTGNVALTAQWNLAPTLAGAASATATVGEPFSWAPTTVTGTPDAVVSLTDGELPDGLTLDPGTGAITGTPSDAAGDYPVTLGAHNGIGADASLELTISLAPGEPTSLALRAATGTVNQGDTVTFTATGTDAAGNSFVIPSGDLTLSSSVASDIIRGTAVSFPHASPHLITATHTPSGVSATLLVEVTPAALARTGVDADTISVLAALALLVLLAGAGLLTARRRA is encoded by the coding sequence ATGCCCGCCCACACCCCGTTCCGTCGGGTCGCGCTCGTTCTCGCGACCACCGCAGCCCTCTCGGCCGGTGTGCTCGTGCCCGCGACTGCCGCATCCGCGGCCAGCTCCGTCGCCACCTGGAACGACCTCGCGACCGCCGTCAACACCGCCACCACCGGAACCGTCGAGGTGACCCTCGGCGCCGACATCACCGCCCCCTACAACGGATCGTTGTTGATCGCGAGCGGGGTCGGGGTGGTCTTCGACCTCAACGGCCACACGCTCAGCATCCTGAACCCCGGCATGGCCCGTGCGGCGTTCGGGGTGAGATCGGGCGCGAGTCTCACCATCAACGACAGCAGCACTCCCTCGACCGGAGCGCTCGTCGCGGTCGGGATTAGCGGTCTCGCCCCCGGCATCGGCGGCTACAACGAGAGCGGAGGGAGCATCACGATCACGGGCGGCACCATCACCGCCACGGGTGGCGGACTCGCCGCCGGCATCGGCGGCATCGGCGTCGGCAGCCAGCACATCACGATCACTGGGGGGAACGTCACCGCGATCGGCGGAGAAGGCGGCGCCGGCATCGGAGGCGGATGGCACGGCAGCGGCAGCAACCTGAGGATCACCGGCGGAACCGTCACCGCGACCGGCGGAGAAGGCGGCGCGGGCATCGGAGGCGGAGGGGAAGGCGGCGGCGGCGTCACCTTCATCACCGGCGGAACCGTCACCGCAACGGGCGGGGCAGAAGGCGCCGGCATCGGCGGGGGATCGCACGGGAACGCCTGGTTCACCGCCATCGAAGGCGGAACCGTCATCGCCACCGGTGGGTCCGGCGGCGCCGGCATCGGCGGCGGCCTGCTCGGCGACGGCCGCGACACCAGCATCAGCGGCGGCACCGTCACCGCGAACGGCGGAAGCTTCGCCTCCGGAATCGGCGGCGGCAACGACGGCGACGGCGGCACCACCGAGATCATCGGCGGCACCGTGACCGCCACCGGAGGCGCCGGCGGCGGCGCCGGCATCGGCGGCGGCGAGGGGGGCGGCGCCGGCGTCACGATCCTCTCCGGCGGCGACATCACCGCCACGGGCCGCAGCGGCGGCGCCGGGATCGGAACCGGGTTCACGAGCGGCCTGCCCGGTCTCTCGGACGGCACCCTGGATATCCGCGCACAGAGTCCCGCACCCGGATCGACCTTCACGGGCGGTTCGAGTACCTCCGCCATCGTCGGCGGTCGCGGGTCGGTCGCGACGTTCAGCGTCGTCCCCACCGATCCTTTCGCGAAGCTCACCGCGGTGGACGCGGCCTCGGGAAGCGTGCACGTCGAGTTCGGATGGGGTGTGACGTTCGCGCTCAACGGCGGCGACGGAACCGCCCCCGCAGTGCAGGTGATCGACTTCGGTGGCGGTACCGCCACCCGCCCTGCCGATCCGACTCGCACCGGCGGAGAGTTCGTGGCGTGGACCACGGGCGGCACCCCCTACGACTTCACCACCCCGGTCACCGGCAACGTCGCGCTGACCGCGCAGTGGAACCTCGCCCCGACGCTCGCGGGTGCCGCGTCCGCCACGGCGACGGTCGGCGAGCCGTTCAGCTGGGCACCCACCACCGTGACCGGCACCCCGGATGCGGTCGTGTCGCTCACGGACGGCGAGCTGCCCGACGGGCTCACCCTCGACCCCGGCACCGGGGCCATCACCGGCACCCCCTCCGACGCGGCAGGCGACTACCCGGTCACCCTGGGCGCCCACAACGGGATCGGCGCCGACGCAAGCCTCGAGCTGACCATCAGCCTGGCCCCGGGCGAGCCGACCAGCCTCGCCCTGCGGGCCGCCACCGGCACCGTGAACCAGGGCGACACCGTCACCTTCACCGCCACCGGAACGGATGCCGCAGGCAACAGCTTCGTCATCCCGAGCGGCGATCTCACCCTCAGCAGCAGCGTCGCGAGCGACATCATCCGCGGCACCGCCGTGAGCTTCCCGCACGCCTCGCCGCACCTCATCACCGCCACCCACACGCCCTCCGGCGTGAGCGCCACCCTGCTCGTCGAGGTCACCCCGGCCGCACTCGCCCGCACGGGTGTCGACGCCGACACCATCTCGGTGCTCGCCGCGCTCGCCCTGCTGGTGCTGCTCGCGGGCGCGGGGCTCCTCACCGCACGCCGGCGGGCCTGA
- a CDS encoding sulfurtransferase — MTDAPVLASQLVSTQWLADHLGADGLVIADASVASFLRPDGRVGYLSGHEQYLLEGHIPGAVFADLIEEFSDPEGSYPFTRPDTARFEAAAGALGVDNDTTLVLYDTAVGQWASRVWWLFRAFGYDRVAVLDGGLTKWKAEGRELELGHVEPTPAVFTAVERPELWVEKADVEAVVRGEREAALVCATPPKEYSGEFVTRARGGHIPGSSSVPAGFLVDRDSNAVLDPEALREKLAPALGAPQIITYCGGGIAATAAALALTLVGERSVAVYDGSLNEWAADPEAPLITG; from the coding sequence GTGACCGATGCACCCGTCCTCGCCAGCCAGCTCGTTTCCACCCAGTGGCTCGCCGACCATCTCGGCGCGGACGGGCTCGTCATCGCCGACGCCTCCGTCGCGAGCTTCCTCCGACCCGACGGGCGGGTGGGCTACCTGAGCGGGCACGAGCAGTACCTGCTCGAGGGCCACATCCCGGGAGCCGTGTTCGCCGACCTCATCGAGGAGTTCTCCGACCCCGAGGGCAGCTACCCCTTCACGCGCCCGGACACCGCCCGCTTCGAGGCCGCCGCCGGTGCGCTCGGCGTCGACAACGACACGACGCTCGTGCTCTACGACACCGCGGTGGGCCAGTGGGCCTCGCGGGTGTGGTGGCTGTTCCGTGCGTTCGGCTACGACCGGGTGGCGGTGCTCGACGGCGGGCTCACCAAGTGGAAGGCCGAGGGCCGCGAGCTCGAGCTGGGCCACGTCGAGCCGACGCCGGCCGTGTTCACGGCCGTGGAGCGCCCCGAGCTGTGGGTCGAGAAGGCGGATGTCGAGGCCGTCGTGCGCGGCGAGCGCGAGGCCGCACTCGTGTGCGCGACGCCGCCGAAGGAGTACTCGGGTGAGTTCGTCACGCGCGCCCGTGGCGGCCACATCCCCGGGTCCAGCTCGGTGCCGGCCGGGTTCCTCGTCGACCGGGACAGCAACGCGGTGCTCGATCCCGAAGCGCTGCGCGAGAAGCTCGCCCCCGCGCTCGGCGCCCCGCAGATCATCACCTACTGCGGCGGCGGCATCGCCGCGACGGCTGCCGCGCTCGCACTGACGCTCGTCGGCGAGCGCTCGGTGGCGGTGTACGACGGCTCGCTCAACGAGTGGGCGGCCGATCCGGAAGCCCCCCTGATCACGGGGTAG
- the metG gene encoding methionine--tRNA ligase: MPSGESFFIATPIFYVNDVPHIGHAYTEVAADVLARWHRQAGDDTWLLTGTDEHGQKILRTAVANGVEPKQWADQLVESAWKPLLKTIDIANDDFIRTTDERHERAVTIFLQKLYDDGFIYSGEYEGYYCVGCEEYKQLDDLERPETGEFAGQLVCKIHSRPVEILKEKNYFFRMSQFEQALLDLYETQPDFVQPESVRNEIVQFVKQGLSDLSISRSSFDWGIKIPWDDTHVVYVWFEALLNYVTAVGYGVDDEQFARRWPAYQLVGKDIARFHAVIWPAMLMAAGLPVPHKVFGHGWLLVGGEKMSKSKLTGIAPHQITDTFGSDAFRYYFLRAISFGQDGSFSWEDLSARYQAELANGFGNLASRVVAMVGRYRGGVLPAPGADTDAEHAIQQLVAQATADADAAIERFAIHEAIASIWTVVDALNGYITEQEPWVLAKDEARAERLDTVLYTASEGLRALAVLLSPVTPQATAKLWAALGAEAGLGALTAQPLREAGTWGRLPAGSTISALEALFPRIEEAPEAVGAASASGAA, encoded by the coding sequence ATGCCGTCCGGCGAGTCCTTCTTCATCGCGACCCCCATCTTCTACGTCAACGACGTGCCCCACATCGGCCACGCCTACACGGAGGTGGCGGCCGATGTGCTCGCGCGCTGGCACCGTCAGGCGGGCGACGACACCTGGCTGCTGACCGGCACGGATGAGCACGGCCAGAAGATCCTGCGCACCGCCGTCGCGAACGGCGTCGAGCCGAAGCAGTGGGCGGATCAGCTGGTCGAGTCCGCCTGGAAGCCGCTGCTGAAGACGATCGACATCGCCAACGACGACTTCATCCGCACCACCGACGAGCGCCACGAGCGCGCCGTGACGATCTTCCTGCAGAAGCTCTACGACGACGGTTTCATCTACTCGGGCGAGTACGAGGGCTACTACTGCGTGGGTTGCGAGGAGTACAAGCAGCTCGACGACCTCGAACGGCCCGAGACGGGCGAGTTCGCCGGCCAGCTGGTCTGCAAGATCCACTCGCGTCCGGTGGAGATCCTCAAGGAGAAGAACTACTTCTTCAGGATGAGCCAGTTCGAGCAGGCCCTCCTCGACCTCTACGAGACCCAGCCCGACTTCGTGCAGCCCGAGAGCGTGCGCAACGAGATCGTGCAGTTCGTCAAGCAGGGGCTCTCCGACCTGTCGATCTCGCGTTCGAGCTTCGACTGGGGCATCAAGATCCCGTGGGACGACACGCACGTCGTCTACGTCTGGTTCGAGGCGCTGCTCAACTACGTCACCGCGGTCGGCTACGGCGTCGACGACGAGCAGTTCGCCCGCCGCTGGCCCGCCTACCAGCTGGTCGGCAAGGACATCGCCCGCTTCCACGCCGTCATCTGGCCGGCCATGCTCATGGCGGCCGGTCTGCCGGTGCCGCACAAGGTGTTCGGCCACGGCTGGCTGCTCGTGGGCGGCGAGAAGATGTCGAAGTCGAAGCTCACCGGAATCGCGCCGCACCAGATCACCGACACCTTCGGTTCGGACGCCTTCCGCTACTACTTCCTGCGCGCCATCTCCTTCGGGCAGGACGGCTCCTTCAGCTGGGAGGACCTGTCGGCCCGCTACCAGGCCGAGCTCGCGAACGGCTTCGGCAACCTCGCCTCCCGCGTGGTGGCGATGGTCGGGCGCTACCGCGGCGGCGTGCTGCCCGCGCCGGGGGCGGACACGGACGCCGAGCACGCGATCCAGCAGCTCGTCGCCCAGGCGACGGCGGATGCGGATGCCGCGATCGAGCGCTTCGCCATCCACGAGGCGATCGCCTCGATCTGGACGGTCGTCGACGCCCTCAACGGCTACATCACCGAGCAGGAGCCGTGGGTGCTCGCCAAGGACGAGGCCCGTGCCGAGCGGCTCGACACCGTGCTCTACACGGCGTCCGAGGGGCTGCGCGCCCTCGCGGTTCTGCTGAGCCCGGTCACCCCGCAGGCCACCGCCAAGCTGTGGGCGGCGCTGGGCGCCGAGGCGGGCCTCGGTGCGCTCACCGCC
- the rsmI gene encoding 16S rRNA (cytidine(1402)-2'-O)-methyltransferase, translating to MIILAATPIGNLGDASRRLVEALGNAELIAAEDTRTTVQLLRALGIDNRPRLVALHEHNEVAKAAELVELAREVDVLVLSDAGMPTVSDPGFPLVAAAVEAGVTVTAIPGPSAVLTALAVSGLPTDRFCFEGFLPRKGRLAALRALAAEPRTLVFFESPHRIGDALADAAAAFGADRRAAVCRELTKLHEEVARGTLAELAERFAEGARGEIVLVVAGAAPASASFEDGVAQVRALTASGTRLKDATAEVAEATGLSRRELYEAALKP from the coding sequence GTGATCATCCTCGCGGCGACGCCGATCGGCAACCTGGGCGACGCGTCCCGGCGGCTCGTCGAGGCGCTCGGCAACGCGGAGCTGATCGCCGCGGAGGACACCCGCACGACCGTGCAGCTGCTGCGCGCGCTCGGCATCGACAACCGGCCGCGGCTCGTGGCGCTGCACGAGCACAACGAGGTGGCGAAGGCCGCCGAGCTGGTCGAGCTGGCGCGCGAGGTGGATGTGCTGGTGCTGTCGGATGCCGGCATGCCGACGGTCTCGGATCCCGGTTTTCCGCTCGTGGCGGCCGCCGTCGAGGCGGGGGTGACGGTCACCGCGATCCCCGGGCCGTCGGCGGTGCTGACGGCGCTCGCGGTGTCGGGGCTGCCCACCGACCGCTTCTGCTTCGAGGGCTTCCTGCCGCGCAAGGGCCGGTTGGCTGCGTTGCGCGCGCTCGCCGCCGAGCCGCGCACGCTCGTATTCTTCGAGTCGCCGCACCGCATCGGCGACGCGCTCGCGGATGCCGCGGCCGCGTTCGGCGCGGACCGTCGCGCCGCGGTCTGCCGCGAGCTCACCAAGCTGCACGAGGAGGTCGCCCGCGGCACCCTCGCCGAGCTCGCCGAGCGCTTCGCCGAGGGCGCCCGCGGGGAGATCGTGCTCGTCGTCGCAGGAGCCGCCCCCGCATCCGCCTCCTTCGAGGACGGCGTCGCGCAGGTGCGGGCGCTCACCGCGTCCGGAACCCGCCTCAAGGACGCCACCGCCGAGGTCGCCGAGGCGACCGGCCTCTCGCGGCGCGAGCTCTACGAGGCGGCGCTCAAGCCCTGA
- a CDS encoding O-acetylhomoserine aminocarboxypropyltransferase/cysteine synthase family protein, whose translation MSDSDATPEPAATDHAWGFRTRAIHAGNIPDPVTGARALPIYQTSAFVFDDTADAAARFALQKYGNIYSRLANPTVASFEERVASLEGGLGAVATASGLSAEFITFATLAGAGDHIVAAASLYGGTITQLDVTLRRFGVDTTFVTGTDPADYAAAITDKTKLIFVESITNPSGDIADLEGLADVAHAHHLPLIVDSTVATPYLNRPIEWGADVVIHSATKFLGGSGTTLGGVVVESGRFHWANERFPLFDQEVPSYGGLNWHGNFGEYAFLTRLRAEQLRDIGPVLAPHSAFLLAQGIETLPFRVQAHVDNARIVAEWLAADDRVEFVNWAGLPTHPHFERAQRLFPKGPGAVFSFGVKGSATASSRAVGQRFIESVDLASHVANIGDAKTLVIHPASTTHAQLTEQQLLDAGVVPGLVRISVGIEDPEDILYDLDQALTRAVKG comes from the coding sequence ATGTCAGACAGCGACGCCACCCCTGAGCCGGCAGCCACCGACCACGCCTGGGGCTTCCGCACCCGCGCCATCCACGCCGGCAACATCCCCGACCCGGTGACGGGGGCTCGAGCGCTGCCGATCTACCAGACGAGCGCCTTCGTCTTCGACGACACCGCGGATGCCGCCGCCCGCTTCGCCCTGCAGAAGTACGGCAACATCTACTCCCGGCTCGCCAATCCCACCGTCGCCTCCTTCGAGGAGCGCGTCGCCTCGCTCGAGGGCGGCCTCGGCGCGGTCGCCACCGCGTCGGGCCTGAGCGCCGAGTTCATCACCTTCGCGACGCTCGCGGGCGCGGGCGACCACATCGTGGCCGCCGCCAGCCTGTACGGCGGCACCATCACCCAGCTCGATGTGACGCTGCGGCGCTTCGGGGTCGACACGACGTTCGTCACCGGCACCGACCCGGCCGACTACGCGGCGGCGATCACCGACAAGACGAAGCTCATCTTCGTCGAGTCGATCACCAACCCCTCCGGCGACATCGCCGACCTGGAGGGCCTCGCCGACGTGGCGCACGCGCACCACCTCCCGCTCATCGTCGACTCCACGGTGGCCACCCCGTACCTCAACCGGCCCATCGAGTGGGGCGCGGATGTCGTGATCCACTCGGCCACCAAGTTCCTCGGCGGCTCGGGCACCACCCTCGGCGGCGTCGTCGTCGAGTCGGGCCGCTTCCACTGGGCGAACGAGCGCTTCCCGCTGTTCGATCAGGAGGTGCCGAGCTACGGCGGCCTCAACTGGCACGGCAACTTCGGCGAGTACGCCTTCCTCACGCGTCTGCGCGCCGAGCAGCTGCGCGACATCGGCCCGGTGCTCGCCCCGCATTCGGCGTTCCTGCTGGCCCAGGGCATCGAGACGCTGCCATTCCGCGTGCAGGCGCACGTCGACAACGCGCGCATCGTGGCCGAGTGGCTGGCGGCCGATGACCGCGTCGAGTTCGTCAACTGGGCGGGCCTGCCCACGCATCCGCACTTCGAGCGCGCACAGCGGCTGTTCCCCAAGGGGCCGGGTGCGGTGTTCAGCTTCGGGGTGAAGGGATCCGCCACCGCCTCCTCGCGTGCGGTCGGCCAGCGCTTCATCGAGTCGGTCGACCTCGCGAGCCACGTCGCCAACATCGGCGACGCCAAGACCCTCGTCATCCACCCGGCGTCCACCACCCACGCCCAGCTCACCGAGCAGCAGCTGCTCGACGCGGGGGTCGTGCCGGGTCTCGTGCGCATCTCGGTCGGCATCGAGGATCCGGAGGACATCCTCTACGACCTCGACCAAGCGCTGACCCGCGCGGTGAAGGGATAA
- a CDS encoding CoA-binding protein, which yields MSAVAEAPGTSLVEPAETTVNLQNGLSCSIPSDSPLAKLLRSKRTWVGPSAKERLGILRRAKTVAIVGASPNPARSSYFVATYLQQSSDYELYFVNPNATEILGQPVYKSLADLPVVPDIVDVFRRGSDIPQVIDEVVAVGATTIWVQLGIWNEEAAYYGESKGLTVVMDRCIKVEHARFHGGLHLLGFDTGQITSRKTIR from the coding sequence ATGTCTGCCGTCGCCGAAGCCCCCGGCACCTCGCTGGTCGAGCCCGCCGAGACCACCGTCAACCTGCAGAACGGGCTGTCCTGCTCGATCCCCTCCGACTCGCCGCTCGCCAAGCTGCTGCGCTCGAAGCGCACCTGGGTGGGGCCGAGCGCGAAGGAGCGCCTGGGCATCCTGCGCAGGGCGAAGACGGTGGCGATCGTCGGTGCCTCCCCGAACCCGGCCCGGAGCTCGTACTTCGTGGCGACCTACCTGCAGCAGTCGAGCGACTACGAGCTCTACTTCGTGAACCCCAACGCGACCGAGATCCTCGGGCAGCCGGTGTACAAGTCGCTCGCCGACCTGCCGGTGGTGCCCGACATCGTGGATGTCTTCCGTCGCGGCAGCGACATCCCGCAGGTGATCGACGAGGTCGTCGCCGTCGGTGCCACGACGATCTGGGTGCAGCTCGGCATCTGGAACGAGGAGGCCGCCTACTACGGCGAGTCGAAGGGTCTCACCGTGGTGATGGATCGCTGCATCAAGGTGGAGCACGCCCGCTTCCACGGCGGGCTGCACCTGCTGGGCTTCGACACCGGCCAGATCACCTCGCGCAAGACGATCCGCTGA
- a CDS encoding DUF3060 domain-containing protein, whose product MSRRVAVPVLVACAALLSGCVLAPDLGPSPSPSISADASGAPSDQPSPSEPPASSGDECVAPLVINQAGEHRIGDCDELIVEGNDIEVTVGEVGTLTIRGTDIEVDTGSVGLLTIAGQDNEVDSVSVGKIEISGDRNDLDATGDIGAVVVNGNDNEVTARGSIGLVTDNGARNQIRGGR is encoded by the coding sequence ATGAGCCGTCGAGTCGCGGTCCCGGTGCTGGTCGCCTGTGCTGCCCTGCTGTCGGGCTGCGTGCTCGCCCCCGACCTCGGGCCGTCCCCGTCGCCATCGATCAGTGCCGATGCATCGGGCGCGCCGTCGGATCAACCGTCGCCGAGCGAGCCGCCCGCGTCATCCGGCGACGAGTGCGTCGCGCCGCTCGTCATCAACCAAGCGGGTGAGCACCGCATCGGCGACTGCGACGAGCTCATCGTGGAGGGCAACGACATCGAGGTGACCGTCGGCGAGGTCGGCACGCTCACCATCCGGGGAACCGACATCGAGGTCGACACCGGCTCGGTCGGTCTCCTCACGATCGCCGGACAGGACAACGAGGTCGACTCCGTCTCGGTCGGCAAGATCGAGATCTCGGGCGACCGGAACGACCTCGACGCGACCGGCGACATCGGTGCGGTGGTCGTGAACGGCAACGACAACGAGGTGACGGCCCGCGGATCGATCGGACTCGTCACCGACAACGGCGCGCGCAACCAGATCCGCGGCGGGCGCTGA
- a CDS encoding dolichyl-phosphate-mannose--protein mannosyltransferase: MTTRAEEEFARALGGSEGPRPDGGEGPRPGGGEGPRLAEPVTLTGSRLDDSWQRWMANPAARRAWDWGAPAAVIAVAAALRLVGLDHPQQIVFDETYYVKDAYTLAHLGYESRWPDGANAAFAAGDPDGYTTEPSFVVHPPLGKWIIAAGMALFGTDSAFGWRFGIALVGILLVAVTMLVARQLFRSTTLVVVAGGLMAIDGNAIVMSRVSLLDSAVALFALLGASFVLFDRGWAKRRLARWLEARRASGHGVDWGPALWWRPWLLAAAVAFGAATGVKWNGVYFLAVFGVYTVVSDALLRRQAGIEFWGFGALLKQAPINALLLVPLAAAVFLTTWIGWFASDNGYYRHWIEQGGGEAWTGALAWVPTAAQNWWHYQTAIYSYHVGLQVPHNYQANPLTWLFLVRPTSMYYDNAGDGTAAAILDIANPLIWWGGTAALVFLAVRVVLGLLRRRSVWRDAFILTGIAAGYLPWLLYLNRTVFQFYTIAFEAFLVLALTSALAAIAGSRDDPEPRRTAGLATVGAYLGLVVLVSLFFLPMWTGMPMPLWFLQAHYWLRSWI; encoded by the coding sequence ATGACGACGCGCGCCGAGGAGGAGTTCGCGCGCGCGCTCGGCGGGAGCGAGGGACCACGGCCGGACGGGGGCGAGGGACCACGGCCCGGCGGAGGCGAGGGACCGCGGCTCGCGGAACCGGTGACCCTCACCGGGTCGCGGCTCGACGACAGCTGGCAGCGCTGGATGGCGAACCCCGCCGCCCGCCGCGCCTGGGACTGGGGCGCCCCCGCCGCCGTCATCGCGGTCGCCGCCGCCCTGCGGCTCGTCGGCCTCGACCATCCGCAGCAGATCGTGTTCGACGAGACCTACTACGTCAAAGACGCCTACACGCTCGCGCACCTCGGCTACGAGTCCCGCTGGCCGGATGGCGCCAACGCGGCCTTCGCGGCGGGCGACCCCGACGGCTACACGACCGAGCCGTCGTTCGTGGTGCATCCCCCGCTCGGCAAGTGGATCATCGCGGCCGGTATGGCCCTGTTCGGCACCGACAGCGCCTTCGGCTGGCGGTTCGGGATCGCGCTCGTCGGCATCCTGCTCGTCGCGGTCACCATGCTGGTCGCGCGGCAGCTGTTCCGCTCGACGACGCTCGTGGTGGTCGCGGGCGGTCTCATGGCGATCGACGGGAACGCGATCGTCATGAGCCGGGTCAGCCTGCTCGACAGCGCGGTCGCCCTGTTCGCCCTGCTCGGCGCGTCCTTCGTGCTGTTCGACCGCGGGTGGGCGAAGCGTCGTCTCGCCCGCTGGCTCGAGGCGCGCCGCGCGAGCGGGCACGGCGTCGACTGGGGTCCGGCGCTCTGGTGGCGTCCCTGGCTGCTCGCCGCGGCCGTCGCCTTCGGCGCCGCGACGGGGGTGAAGTGGAACGGCGTCTACTTCCTGGCCGTCTTCGGCGTGTACACCGTGGTCTCGGATGCCCTGCTGCGACGGCAGGCGGGCATCGAGTTCTGGGGCTTCGGCGCGCTGCTCAAGCAGGCGCCCATCAACGCCCTGCTGCTCGTGCCGCTCGCCGCCGCCGTGTTCCTCACCACCTGGATCGGCTGGTTCGCGAGCGACAACGGCTACTACCGGCATTGGATCGAGCAGGGTGGCGGTGAGGCGTGGACCGGCGCGCTCGCCTGGGTGCCGACCGCCGCACAGAACTGGTGGCACTACCAGACCGCGATCTACAGCTACCACGTGGGTCTGCAGGTGCCGCACAACTATCAGGCGAACCCGCTCACCTGGCTGTTCCTGGTGCGCCCGACGAGCATGTACTACGACAACGCCGGGGACGGGACCGCCGCCGCGATCCTCGACATCGCCAACCCCCTCATCTGGTGGGGCGGCACCGCGGCGCTCGTCTTCCTCGCGGTGCGCGTGGTGCTCGGGCTGCTGCGCCGCCGCTCGGTGTGGCGGGACGCCTTCATCCTCACCGGCATCGCCGCCGGCTACCTCCCGTGGCTGCTGTACCTGAACCGCACGGTCTTCCAGTTCTACACGATCGCCTTCGAGGCCTTCCTCGTGCTCGCCCTGACGTCTGCGCTCGCGGCGATCGCGGGCAGTCGCGACGACCCGGAGCCGCGACGCACCGCGGGTCTCGCCACCGTGGGCGCCTACCTGGGTCTCGTCGTGCTCGTGTCGCTGTTCTTCCTACCGATGTGGACCGGGATGCCGATGCCGCTGTGGTTCCTGCAGGCCCATTACTGGCTGCGGTCCTGGATCTGA